A part of Schistosoma mansoni strain Puerto Rico chromosome W, complete genome genomic DNA contains:
- a CDS encoding putative inorganic pyrophosphatase: MLRLKLKFILICYCFKVVWDGAMFRSFFRRLGVAVSSLAMSSVVPVERGTSHSTSYRIFLTHGESPISCFHDVPLLTDTNNYYNMIVEIPRWTNAKMEICKEELMNPIKQDVKNNKLRYVNNVFPHKGYIWNYGALPQTWEDPNHVDENTKAKGDNDPIDVCEIGSKIWPPGSIIPVKVLGILAMIDEGETDWKVIVINAADPMADKLNDIHDVDTHMPGLLKATRDWFKYYKVPTGKPENTFAFNGEFKNKEFATKIISQTHEQWQKLISTKVEAGSIIRANVTVKGSPYMVSKEDFLDALQKHDAFTRGSEPTDQAIDQWHFCNPNI; this comes from the exons ATGCTGAGATTGaaactaaaatttattttaatatgctATTGTTTTAAGGTCGTTTGGGACGGCGCAATGTTCAGAAGTTTTTTCCGACGTTTGGGCGTGGCTGTGTCGAGTTTAGCAATGAGTTCTGTCGTGCCAGTAGAACGTGGGACTTCCCACTCTACATCTTATAGGATTTTCCTCA CTCATGGCGAGTCTCCTATTTCATGTTTTCATGATGTCCCATTGTTAACGGATACAAATAACTATTACAATATGATAGTTGAGATACCTCGCTGGACAAATGCAAAAATGGAAATTTGCAAAGAAGAACTTATGAATCCTATCAAACAAgatgttaaaaataataaactgcGCTATGTAAATAATGTATTTCCACATAAAGGTTATATCTGGAATTATGGTGCCCTACCTCAAacatgggaagatccaaaccaTGTAGATGAAAATACTAAAGCTAAAGGAGATAACGATCCTATTGATGTGTGTGAAATAGGTTCGAAAATATGGCCTCCTGGATCAATAATACCTGTCAAAGTATTAGGCATATTGGCAATGATAGATGAAG GTGAAACTGACTGGAAAGTTATAGTTATAAATGCAGCTGATCCAATGGCTGATAAACTAAATG acATTCATGATGTGGATACTCATATGCCGGGACTTCTGAAG GCTACACGAGACTGGTTTAAGTACTACAAGGTTCCTACAGGAAAGCCCGAAAATACATTTGCCTTCAATGGAGAGTTCAAGAACAAA GAATTCGCCACAAAAATTATCTCCCAAACACATGAACAGTGGCAGAAACTGATATCTACCAAAGTTGAAGCTGGTTCTATCATACG AGCAAATGTTACTGTGAAAGGAAGTCCCTACATGGTATCAAAAGAAGATTTTCTCGATGCTTTGCAGAAGCACGACGCTTTTACACGCGGAAGTGAACCAACGGATCAAGCGA TTGATCAATGGCATTTTTGCAACCCAAATATTTAA